Proteins encoded together in one Effusibacillus pohliae DSM 22757 window:
- a CDS encoding SpoVR family protein — protein MMESDERQLELEIGRITDVARRMGLDFFPMQYELCPAEVIYAIGAYGMPTRFSHWSFGKAFHRMKTQYDFNLNRIYELVINSDPCQAFLLEKNSLLQNKVIAAHVLAHSDFFKNNVYFSLTNRKMVESMAVTAEMIREMEFVHGREAVETCLDAVLSIKEHIDPWAVLRDGTQHGVPQQAGGLEAGSRKAAGAGEKSGQTGISDVSRQAGTREEKDVLLFIARHSDHLEEWQRDIIWRIREEMLYFWPQLETKIINEGWATFWHIRIMRELDLTESEAIEFAKMNAAVIQLSPTGINPYHLGLRMFEYLEQAYGLETLFEVRESQNDVSFIRNYLTPELVQQMDLYLFGRQADGYRITSKDCEQVRERLIQSRMNGGFPYIVVVDDDYRRNGELYLLHKYEGMELDPHYVRKTLPYVYALWGRPVHLETVMNNRNCRFSTDGQQVTEEWV, from the coding sequence ATGATGGAGAGCGATGAACGGCAATTGGAGCTGGAAATCGGGCGTATCACAGATGTGGCAAGGCGGATGGGGCTCGATTTTTTCCCGATGCAGTACGAGTTGTGTCCGGCGGAAGTGATCTACGCGATCGGTGCTTACGGGATGCCGACCCGCTTTTCCCACTGGAGCTTCGGCAAAGCGTTTCACCGCATGAAAACACAGTATGATTTCAACCTGAACCGGATCTACGAACTGGTCATCAACTCCGATCCGTGCCAGGCGTTCCTGCTGGAAAAAAACAGCCTGCTGCAAAACAAGGTGATCGCCGCCCACGTGTTGGCGCACAGTGATTTTTTCAAAAACAACGTCTACTTTTCCCTGACCAACCGGAAGATGGTGGAAAGCATGGCGGTCACAGCCGAAATGATCAGGGAAATGGAGTTCGTGCACGGCAGGGAGGCGGTCGAAACGTGTCTCGATGCGGTCCTCTCGATCAAGGAACACATCGACCCCTGGGCGGTGCTGCGGGACGGCACGCAGCACGGGGTACCGCAACAGGCGGGTGGTCTGGAAGCAGGTTCTCGGAAAGCGGCTGGCGCTGGTGAAAAGTCGGGGCAAACTGGCATCAGTGACGTTTCGCGACAAGCCGGTACCCGCGAGGAGAAGGACGTGCTGCTGTTTATCGCGCGCCATTCGGACCATCTGGAAGAGTGGCAGCGGGACATCATCTGGCGGATCCGGGAAGAGATGCTTTACTTCTGGCCGCAACTGGAAACCAAAATTATCAATGAAGGATGGGCGACGTTCTGGCATATCCGGATCATGCGGGAACTCGACCTGACGGAGTCGGAAGCGATCGAGTTCGCGAAAATGAACGCGGCGGTCATCCAACTGTCCCCCACAGGGATCAATCCGTACCATCTCGGGCTGCGGATGTTTGAATACCTGGAACAGGCGTATGGATTGGAGACGTTGTTTGAAGTGCGGGAAAGCCAGAATGACGTGTCGTTTATCCGCAACTATCTGACTCCCGAGTTGGTACAGCAGATGGATTTATACCTGTTTGGCAGACAGGCGGACGGCTACCGCATTACCAGCAAGGATTGCGAACAGGTGCGGGAACGTTTGATTCAGAGCCGGATGAATGGCGGATTTCCATATATTGTGGTGGTCGATGACGATTACAGGCGCAACGGAGAGCTGTATCTATTGCACAAGTATGAAGGAATGGAACTGGATCCGCATTATGTCCGGAAAACGTTGCCTTACGTTTACGCCTTGTGGGGGCGGCCGGTGCACCTGGAAACGGTGATGAACAACCGGAACTGCCGGTTTTCCACAGACGGCCAGCAGGTGACGGAGGAGTGGGTGTAG
- a CDS encoding GerAB/ArcD/ProY family transporter, translating into MLVRYISVADFLERLDPAIIFIGVSAIFIKSSMFFFACCYGIARWIGIKNWRNTIWFAAPIVLLLGMIPRNSVETFLDIPRKFSFTLLFPIAVIGIPLLLWIVATIRKSRNVQHRRLGS; encoded by the coding sequence GTGTTAGTGAGATACATTTCGGTCGCCGATTTTCTCGAACGACTGGATCCGGCCATCATTTTCATAGGTGTGTCGGCGATTTTCATTAAGTCGTCCATGTTTTTCTTCGCCTGTTGTTATGGAATAGCGCGATGGATCGGAATCAAAAACTGGAGGAACACGATTTGGTTTGCGGCCCCCATCGTGCTGCTGCTCGGGATGATACCGCGCAACTCGGTCGAAACATTTCTCGATATTCCACGGAAATTCTCCTTCACCCTGCTTTTTCCGATTGCGGTCATCGGAATTCCGCTATTGTTATGGATCGTGGCGACGATCCGGAAATCGCGGAATGTTCAGCATCGGAGACTCGGCTCATAG
- a CDS encoding ABC transporter permease has protein sequence MNRIWAICWLEIRRVLYRPASYALMFGMPLIFTLLFGLLLGGAGPEKPRLALVDEDRSAVSDTVAKRLAQYEMLQVETAGLAEAEGLLHDKRIAGIVVIPQGYEQ, from the coding sequence ATGAATCGAATCTGGGCAATCTGTTGGCTGGAAATCAGACGGGTGTTGTACAGACCCGCATCGTACGCGCTGATGTTCGGGATGCCGCTGATTTTTACGCTTCTCTTCGGCTTGTTGCTGGGAGGTGCGGGACCCGAAAAGCCGAGGCTGGCGCTGGTCGATGAGGACCGGTCGGCCGTGTCGGACACAGTGGCAAAACGGCTGGCGCAATATGAGATGCTGCAGGTGGAAACGGCCGGGTTGGCGGAAGCGGAAGGCCTGCTTCATGACAAGCGGATCGCGGGCATTGTGGTGATTCCACAGGGGTATGAACAGTAA
- the yhbH gene encoding sporulation protein YhbH yields the protein MEKPLFIVSKEDWSLHRKGYLDQERHQAKVREAIRQNLADLVSEESIIMTDGRETIRVPVRSIQEYHFRYNYSNQEQVGQGQGDAKVGDLVARGQPAPGSGKGPGAGDSPGEDYYEAEITVDELAELIFEDLELPRLKRKSAQELREPDIQFHDVRKQGIMGNVDKRRTLLESIKRHSLAGGAGDLQIQRDDLRFKSWEMRERPSSQAVVLAMMDTSGSMGTFEKYIARSFFFWMVRFLRTKYQHVQIAFLAHDTEAKEVTEQQFFTKGESGGTRCSSVYELALQLVEQRYRPERYNLYAFHFSDGDNLSSDNPKTVELVEQLLARCNMVGYGEITRFMRDSTLMTELRKIRNPHFVRCTIAQKSDVYRALRNFFKEQMEETE from the coding sequence ATGGAGAAGCCGCTGTTTATTGTGTCGAAGGAGGATTGGTCTCTTCACCGCAAGGGATATCTCGATCAGGAACGGCATCAGGCCAAGGTGAGGGAGGCGATCCGCCAAAATCTGGCCGATCTGGTCAGCGAGGAATCAATTATCATGACCGACGGGCGGGAAACAATCCGGGTCCCGGTCCGCTCGATCCAGGAGTACCATTTTCGATACAATTACAGCAATCAGGAACAGGTCGGACAGGGCCAGGGCGACGCCAAAGTCGGAGACCTGGTGGCCCGCGGTCAACCCGCGCCGGGCAGCGGCAAGGGGCCGGGCGCCGGGGACAGCCCGGGCGAAGACTATTACGAAGCGGAGATCACGGTCGACGAGCTGGCCGAGCTGATCTTTGAGGATCTCGAATTGCCCCGCCTGAAGCGGAAGTCTGCACAGGAGTTGAGAGAGCCCGACATTCAGTTCCACGATGTGCGAAAACAGGGTATCATGGGCAATGTGGACAAGCGGCGCACGCTGCTGGAAAGCATCAAGCGACATTCGCTGGCGGGCGGCGCGGGTGATTTGCAGATCCAACGGGACGATTTGCGGTTCAAGTCGTGGGAGATGAGAGAGCGCCCGTCGTCGCAGGCGGTAGTGCTGGCGATGATGGACACGTCTGGGTCGATGGGCACGTTTGAAAAATATATTGCCCGCAGCTTCTTCTTCTGGATGGTCCGGTTTTTGCGCACCAAATACCAGCATGTCCAGATCGCGTTCCTGGCGCATGACACGGAAGCGAAGGAAGTGACGGAACAGCAGTTTTTCACGAAAGGCGAGAGCGGCGGCACCCGCTGCTCGTCCGTATATGAGCTGGCGTTGCAGCTGGTTGAGCAGAGATACCGGCCGGAGCGTTACAATCTGTACGCGTTCCATTTTTCGGACGGCGACAACCTGAGCAGCGACAATCCGAAAACGGTGGAACTGGTCGAACAGTTGCTCGCCAGGTGCAACATGGTGGGGTACGGGGAGATCACCCGGTTCATGCGCGACAGCACGCTGATGACAGAACTTCGGAAGATCCGCAACCCGCACTTTGTGCGCTGCACGATCGCGCAAAAATCGGACGTGTACCGGGCGTTGCGAAACTTTTTCAAAGAGCAGATGGAGGAGACTGAATAG
- a CDS encoding GerAB/ArcD/ProY family transporter — MKDMKISGIQMFWMMAVMEFVMAIVLTVTPAVAAAKQDAWISFLVATAVGVLIASMATKLGLMFPDQTLVEYANRIAGKWMGKIIVVPFMVYLYYVTSIVIRESSDLLATMVLPRTPTWALSLLMILLVVYGTYQGIEVIARCSEVVGPIIFLTAIIVIILVFKDTNWEWLLPVYSETGWFGILKGALPPSTLLGDCIIITMLLPFMQTPDEGPSRTIWAVVFSGCFLTLFTLVILATLSPKLAGESLFSVTC; from the coding sequence ATGAAAGACATGAAAATATCCGGAATTCAGATGTTCTGGATGATGGCTGTCATGGAATTCGTGATGGCGATTGTGCTCACCGTTACTCCCGCGGTCGCTGCAGCGAAACAGGACGCCTGGATTTCGTTTCTGGTTGCAACGGCGGTGGGAGTTCTCATCGCTTCTATGGCGACAAAATTGGGATTGATGTTTCCGGATCAAACGCTTGTCGAATACGCAAACAGAATCGCGGGAAAGTGGATGGGAAAAATAATCGTCGTTCCTTTCATGGTGTATTTGTACTATGTCACTTCCATCGTTATCCGTGAATCCTCCGATTTGCTGGCGACGATGGTTCTTCCCAGGACGCCGACATGGGCGCTTTCGCTGTTGATGATTTTATTGGTCGTTTATGGTACTTATCAAGGAATCGAGGTGATTGCCAGATGCAGTGAAGTGGTGGGACCGATTATTTTTTTGACGGCCATCATCGTGATTATCCTGGTGTTTAAGGATACCAACTGGGAATGGTTGTTGCCCGTCTATTCGGAAACGGGATGGTTCGGGATCCTCAAGGGAGCGTTGCCCCCCTCCACCTTACTCGGGGATTGCATCATCATTACGATGCTGCTTCCGTTCATGCAGACCCCGGATGAGGGGCCTTCCCGAACCATCTGGGCGGTCGTTTTCTCCGGATGCTTTTTGACTCTGTTTACTCTCGTCATTCTGGCGACGCTGTCTCCAAAACTGGCGGGAGAAAGCTTGTTTTCGGTAACGTGTTAG
- a CDS encoding ABC transporter permease translates to MFRHGRDLAAAPAIRQMIDNALAQASVRVLAAQAWSRYGGGSDWREMYDKLANATEQTAAVEAKIVTKNAETQRMDNMSERAVGFSVMFLMMTLVSATGTILEVRRTGVWYRMLSTPVARWQVIAGYLLSFFLLGWIRLAC, encoded by the coding sequence ATGTTTCGGCACGGTCGCGATCTGGCGGCTGCTCCAGCGATCCGGCAGATGATCGACAACGCATTGGCGCAAGCGTCGGTACGGGTGCTGGCGGCGCAGGCGTGGAGTCGTTATGGCGGCGGTTCCGACTGGCGAGAAATGTATGACAAGCTGGCGAATGCAACCGAGCAAACGGCAGCCGTCGAAGCCAAGATAGTGACGAAGAATGCGGAGACGCAGCGGATGGATAACATGTCGGAGCGGGCGGTCGGCTTTTCGGTGATGTTTTTGATGATGACGCTGGTGTCGGCCACGGGTACGATTCTAGAAGTGCGGAGAACAGGCGTGTGGTACAGAATGTTATCCACACCGGTTGCCCGTTGGCAAGTGATAGCTGGGTATTTGCTGTCGTTCTTCCTGCTCGGGTGGATTCGTTTGGCGTGCTGA
- a CDS encoding ABC transporter permease, translated as MFIIAWKDLRIRMRDRKGLMLMIPIILTTILGMALDGMINGDARSLPNMTIAVYNGDAGELGKRLVDDVLQNGELKHSVALQMMDSGDAVRQRVQDGKTDAGIVIPDRFSEDLKAGRSTKIDLLQDPGKQTIGQIVASLVTSYTERVVVTVAAAKEVLADLAKTVPAARTAPTDFGKLAQQVAGELQQAAASPNGSLLKQPIGRKSVSGHQYYAAAMAVMFLLFNATVGAKSILQERSSETLSRMMSTPTGKTSILLGKFLGTLAFSTVQFLVFLAATCLLFAVDWGDNPWKSLCIGLAYAVAVSGLSMTVAAAVKTEQMADLIGGIGVQILAALGGIDGAVGGVSRFFKENGARYTEHLGVEQFIGHYDRRRMAGTVAAGQRAAGGRNLELVRPLGVKQG; from the coding sequence ATGTTTATCATCGCATGGAAAGACCTGCGGATTCGCATGCGCGACCGCAAGGGGCTGATGCTGATGATTCCGATCATTCTGACCACCATTTTGGGTATGGCGTTGGACGGGATGATCAACGGGGATGCAAGATCGTTGCCAAACATGACGATCGCCGTATACAACGGCGACGCGGGGGAATTGGGCAAGCGGCTGGTGGATGATGTGCTGCAGAACGGCGAGTTGAAACATTCTGTCGCGTTGCAAATGATGGACTCCGGCGATGCTGTGCGGCAACGCGTGCAGGACGGAAAAACGGACGCAGGTATTGTGATACCCGACCGGTTCAGTGAGGATCTGAAGGCAGGGCGATCAACCAAAATTGACCTGCTGCAGGATCCCGGCAAACAGACGATCGGGCAGATCGTGGCGTCGCTTGTCACTTCCTACACGGAACGGGTGGTGGTGACGGTCGCGGCCGCCAAAGAGGTGCTGGCGGACCTCGCGAAAACCGTCCCGGCTGCCCGCACCGCCCCGACCGATTTTGGCAAGCTGGCGCAGCAGGTGGCGGGCGAGTTGCAGCAGGCGGCCGCTTCCCCGAACGGTTCGTTGTTGAAACAGCCGATCGGAAGAAAATCGGTCTCCGGCCACCAGTATTACGCGGCGGCGATGGCGGTCATGTTTCTGTTGTTTAACGCAACAGTCGGGGCCAAATCGATTCTGCAGGAACGGTCGAGCGAAACGCTCTCCAGAATGATGAGCACGCCGACCGGCAAAACGTCGATTTTGCTCGGGAAATTTCTTGGCACCCTGGCGTTTTCCACTGTTCAGTTTCTGGTGTTTCTGGCAGCTACCTGCCTGCTGTTTGCGGTCGACTGGGGTGACAATCCATGGAAGAGCCTCTGCATCGGCCTGGCGTACGCGGTGGCGGTTTCCGGGCTTTCCATGACGGTCGCGGCGGCGGTCAAGACGGAACAGATGGCCGATCTGATTGGCGGGATCGGCGTTCAAATCCTTGCGGCCTTGGGGGGGATCGATGGTGCCGTTGGCGGCGTTTCCCGATTTTTTAAAGAAAATGGCGCTCGTTACACCGAACACCTGGGCGTTGAACAGTTTATTGGACATTATGACCGGCGCCGCATGGCAGGAACTGTTGCTGCCGGCCAGCGTGCTGCTGGCGGTCGGAACCTTGAGCTTGTGCGCCCGTTAGGAGTGAAACAGGGATGA
- a CDS encoding MATE family efflux transporter, which translates to MSETSDRRPTGKLRLFALTWPILIEFLLHMLMGSADTFMLSHVSDEAVAAVGVANQLVFLTIILFGFVATGTAVTVAQYLGARQPAKASRIAAISVTINLLFGVAVSVLLVLFREQFLHLLQLPPNLLKFADAYLTIVGGTIFVQALLVTVSSIVRSHGFTGDAMFVSLGMNLLHVFGNYLFVFGALGVPQLGVTGVAISTAVSRTIACIVMFVLMYRRIQFPIQWSDYIRLDRQMIRQILKIGVPSAGEQLSYQTSQIMITFFITALGTAALATRVYTLNIMFFIMLFGLSLGQGTQILVGHLVGAGQKEAAYRQLLASLKWSLLITLAVASAVAVSREHLLGIFTNDPLIVQTGAGLLLFCLILEPGRTFNLVVISSLRAAGDVQFPVFMGILSMWGVSVPLSYYLGIHLHYGLLGVWMAFAADEWLRGILMYWRWRSRAWEKKALVQAEGATSANI; encoded by the coding sequence ATGTCTGAAACCAGCGACCGTAGGCCGACCGGCAAGCTGCGCCTGTTTGCGTTGACCTGGCCGATTTTGATCGAATTTTTGCTGCACATGTTGATGGGCAGTGCCGACACATTTATGTTGTCCCACGTGTCGGACGAGGCGGTGGCTGCTGTCGGGGTGGCCAACCAACTGGTCTTTCTGACGATCATTCTGTTCGGGTTTGTGGCGACCGGCACCGCCGTCACCGTGGCGCAGTACCTGGGAGCGCGGCAACCTGCGAAAGCGAGCCGTATCGCGGCCATCTCGGTGACGATCAACCTGCTGTTTGGAGTGGCGGTCAGCGTCCTGCTTGTGCTGTTTCGTGAACAGTTCCTGCATCTGCTGCAATTGCCGCCGAATCTGTTGAAATTCGCCGATGCCTATCTGACGATCGTCGGCGGGACGATCTTTGTGCAAGCGCTGCTGGTGACCGTGTCTTCGATCGTGCGTTCGCACGGGTTTACGGGCGATGCGATGTTCGTTTCCTTAGGCATGAACTTGTTGCATGTGTTTGGCAACTATCTGTTTGTCTTCGGAGCGCTCGGTGTTCCGCAACTCGGCGTGACGGGTGTTGCAATCTCAACCGCGGTGAGCAGGACGATCGCGTGCATCGTCATGTTCGTTCTGATGTACCGGCGGATTCAATTCCCGATCCAGTGGTCCGACTACATCCGCTTGGATCGGCAGATGATCCGGCAGATTTTAAAAATCGGGGTTCCGTCTGCCGGCGAACAGCTTTCCTACCAAACCAGCCAGATCATGATCACCTTTTTCATCACGGCGCTCGGCACCGCTGCCCTGGCAACGCGGGTGTACACCCTGAACATCATGTTTTTCATCATGCTGTTCGGTTTATCGCTCGGGCAGGGGACACAGATCCTCGTCGGACACCTGGTCGGGGCCGGTCAAAAAGAAGCCGCCTACCGCCAGTTGCTGGCCAGCCTGAAATGGAGCCTGCTGATTACGCTTGCGGTCGCGTCCGCGGTCGCCGTCAGCCGGGAACATTTGCTTGGAATTTTTACCAATGACCCGTTGATCGTACAAACAGGGGCTGGTCTGCTGCTGTTTTGCCTGATCCTGGAGCCGGGGAGGACATTCAATCTGGTCGTGATCAGTTCACTGCGGGCAGCCGGTGACGTGCAATTTCCCGTTTTCATGGGCATTCTCTCAATGTGGGGAGTCAGTGTGCCGCTCTCGTATTACCTGGGAATCCACCTGCACTACGGATTGCTTGGCGTGTGGATGGCGTTCGCGGCGGACGAGTGGCTGCGCGGTATCCTGATGTACTGGCGCTGGAGAAGCCGGGCTTGGGAAAAGAAAGCGCTGGTGCAAGCGGAGGGCGCAACATCGGCCAACATCTGA
- a CDS encoding PrkA family serine protein kinase codes for MNMLDKLSAYRSEQKKLHWQGTFAEYLSLVKENPTIAQHSHARIYNMIKHAGVEKEGEKRKYLFFARELYGLDDVIQKLVEEYFQPAAVRLDIRKRLLLLMGPVSGGKSTIVNLLKKGLEAYSQTEEGAVYAIQGCPMNEEPLHLIPDPLRPEFEQELGVTIEGSLCPLCRHRLEAEFDGRIDEMPVHRIVLSEEKRVGIGTFAPSDPKSQDIADLTGSIDFATITQYGSESDPRAYRFDGELNIANRGLMEFQEMLKCDEKFLWNLLSLTQEGNFKAGRFALISADELVVAHTNETEYRNFISNKKNEALHSRIIVMKIPYNLQVSEEERIYAKLIGQSSIKHVHIAPYALRTAAIFSILTRLQESKKQGMDLIKKMYLYDGKEVEGFLEKDVEELKQEAVDEGMFGIDPRYVINRISSALMKEEKNCINALDILRALKDGLDQHPSITRDEKERLLNFIALARREYDQMAKKEVQRAFVYSYEESARVLLDNYLDNVEAYCHGQKVKDPLTGEALPPDEKLMRSIEEQIGVSENAKRSFREEILIRISLYARKGKRFDYNSHERLKEAIEKKLFADLKDVVKITTSSKVPDENHLKKINEVTRRLIDQQGHCPVCANELVRYVGSLLNR; via the coding sequence GTGAACATGTTGGACAAGCTGTCGGCGTACCGGAGTGAACAGAAGAAGTTGCATTGGCAGGGAACGTTTGCCGAGTATCTGTCCCTGGTCAAGGAAAATCCGACCATCGCCCAACACTCCCATGCCCGCATCTACAACATGATCAAGCATGCGGGAGTGGAAAAAGAGGGGGAGAAGCGGAAGTACCTGTTTTTCGCAAGAGAACTCTACGGATTGGACGATGTGATCCAGAAACTGGTGGAGGAATATTTCCAGCCGGCGGCGGTGCGGCTCGACATCCGCAAGCGGTTGCTTCTGCTGATGGGGCCTGTCAGCGGCGGCAAGTCGACGATCGTCAACCTGCTGAAAAAAGGGCTGGAAGCTTACTCGCAGACAGAAGAAGGAGCGGTGTACGCGATCCAGGGCTGCCCGATGAACGAGGAGCCGCTGCACCTGATTCCGGACCCGCTGCGGCCGGAATTTGAACAGGAACTGGGCGTCACGATCGAGGGCAGTTTGTGCCCTCTCTGCCGCCACCGGCTGGAAGCCGAGTTTGACGGCCGGATTGATGAAATGCCGGTGCATCGGATCGTGTTGTCGGAAGAAAAACGGGTCGGCATCGGAACGTTCGCGCCGTCCGATCCGAAATCGCAGGACATCGCCGATTTGACCGGCAGCATCGACTTTGCCACCATCACCCAGTACGGGTCGGAATCCGATCCGCGCGCGTACCGGTTTGACGGGGAACTGAACATCGCCAACCGGGGTCTGATGGAATTCCAGGAGATGCTGAAATGTGACGAAAAATTCCTCTGGAACCTGCTGTCCCTCACACAGGAAGGCAATTTCAAGGCGGGCCGATTCGCGCTGATCTCGGCGGACGAACTGGTGGTGGCGCACACGAACGAGACGGAATACCGGAATTTTATCAGCAACAAGAAAAACGAAGCGCTGCATTCCCGCATCATCGTCATGAAAATCCCCTACAACCTGCAGGTCAGCGAGGAGGAACGGATCTACGCCAAGCTGATCGGCCAAAGCAGTATCAAGCACGTGCATATCGCTCCCTACGCCCTGCGGACGGCCGCCATCTTTTCCATCCTTACCCGCCTGCAGGAATCGAAGAAGCAGGGGATGGATCTGATCAAAAAAATGTATCTGTACGACGGCAAGGAAGTCGAGGGATTCCTGGAAAAAGACGTGGAGGAATTGAAACAGGAAGCGGTCGACGAGGGAATGTTCGGCATCGATCCACGCTATGTGATCAACCGCATCTCCAGCGCTTTGATGAAAGAGGAAAAGAATTGCATCAACGCATTGGACATCCTGCGGGCGCTGAAAGACGGACTGGACCAGCATCCGTCGATCACCCGGGATGAGAAGGAGCGGCTGCTCAACTTTATCGCGCTCGCCCGTCGGGAATACGATCAGATGGCGAAGAAAGAGGTACAGCGTGCGTTTGTCTACTCGTACGAGGAGTCGGCGCGGGTGCTGCTCGACAATTACCTTGACAACGTGGAGGCCTACTGTCACGGGCAAAAGGTGAAAGATCCCCTGACCGGGGAAGCGCTGCCGCCGGATGAGAAGCTGATGCGCTCGATCGAGGAGCAGATCGGCGTTTCGGAAAACGCGAAGCGCTCGTTCCGGGAAGAGATCCTGATCCGCATCTCGCTGTATGCGCGCAAAGGCAAGCGTTTCGATTACAACTCGCATGAAAGACTGAAAGAGGCGATTGAGAAAAAACTGTTTGCCGACCTGAAAGATGTGGTGAAAATCACCACGTCCTCGAAAGTGCCGGACGAAAATCATCTGAAAAAAATCAATGAAGTGACCCGCCGACTGATCGATCAACAGGGACACTGCCCGGTGTGCGCCAACGAACTGGTTCGCTATGTGGGAAGCCTGTTGAATCGCTGA
- a CDS encoding phospho-sugar mutase, whose amino-acid sequence MEFAELDPRLKQELQRLSDETEIEDRFYRHLEFGTGGLRGVIGAGTNRMNVYTVRRATEGLARYLLKYVDHAREKGVVIAYDSRRMSPEFAAEAAGVLTQNGIRAYLFEELRPTPMLSFAVRHLQAAAGIVITASHNPPEYNGYKVYGEDGGQIPPQTADRILSEINAVENELLIPALTIEEAMAKGLLQWLGEEIDREYTNRLLSLSLHPETVKQVADDFRIVFTPLHGTGNKPVRRALKELGFQHVHVVKEQELPDPDFSTVSSPNPEERQAFELALQLAKQIDADIVIGTDPDADRVGVVTRTADGEYVALNGNQTGALLLQYLLEQRKATGKLPANGVVLKTIVTSELGRAIASAYNVTTVDVLTGFKFIGEKINEYETTGEYSFLLGYEESYGYLIGDFVRDKDAVQTAMMCCEMAAFYKTKGSALHDVLQQIYNTHGYYVEDLSSFTFKGKQGLEKINRMMDEMRRQPLTAIGNLAVKQSKDYLPGIDGLPKANVLKYILEDDSWVAIRPSGTEPKIKFYFSAIDKTREAAEAKLQMLKSFVLDLVNQRAV is encoded by the coding sequence ATGGAGTTTGCTGAACTGGATCCTCGCCTGAAACAGGAGTTGCAGCGTCTGTCTGACGAGACGGAAATCGAGGACCGCTTTTACCGCCATCTCGAGTTTGGAACGGGTGGCCTGCGCGGGGTGATCGGCGCCGGCACCAACCGGATGAACGTGTATACGGTACGGCGGGCGACGGAAGGGCTTGCCCGCTACCTGCTCAAATATGTCGACCACGCACGCGAAAAAGGGGTGGTCATCGCGTATGACTCCCGCCGCATGTCACCCGAATTTGCGGCAGAAGCAGCCGGTGTCCTGACGCAAAACGGAATCCGGGCCTATCTCTTCGAAGAACTCCGTCCGACGCCGATGCTGTCGTTTGCTGTCCGGCATCTGCAGGCGGCTGCCGGCATCGTGATTACGGCCAGCCACAATCCGCCCGAGTACAACGGGTACAAAGTGTACGGGGAGGATGGCGGGCAGATTCCGCCGCAAACGGCCGACCGGATTTTGTCGGAGATCAACGCGGTGGAAAACGAATTACTCATCCCCGCTCTCACCATAGAAGAAGCAATGGCAAAAGGGCTGTTGCAATGGCTCGGCGAAGAAATCGACCGCGAATACACAAACCGCCTGCTGTCCCTCTCCCTGCATCCGGAAACGGTCAAGCAAGTGGCGGATGATTTTCGGATCGTGTTCACGCCGCTGCACGGAACGGGCAACAAGCCTGTCCGCCGGGCGCTCAAGGAATTGGGATTCCAGCATGTGCATGTGGTGAAGGAACAGGAGCTGCCGGATCCCGATTTTTCCACTGTTTCGTCGCCCAATCCGGAGGAGCGGCAAGCGTTTGAACTCGCTTTGCAATTGGCAAAACAGATCGACGCCGACATCGTCATCGGGACTGACCCGGACGCGGACCGGGTGGGCGTCGTTACAAGGACGGCGGACGGAGAATATGTGGCGCTCAACGGCAACCAGACCGGTGCGCTGCTGCTGCAGTATCTGCTGGAACAGCGGAAAGCGACCGGCAAACTCCCGGCCAACGGAGTCGTCCTGAAAACGATCGTCACCTCCGAACTGGGCCGCGCGATCGCTTCCGCTTACAACGTGACGACCGTCGATGTGCTGACCGGCTTCAAATTTATCGGAGAGAAGATCAACGAATACGAGACAACGGGCGAGTACAGCTTCCTGCTCGGTTACGAGGAAAGCTACGGCTATTTGATCGGGGATTTCGTGCGCGACAAGGATGCCGTGCAAACCGCCATGATGTGCTGCGAGATGGCCGCATTTTACAAAACGAAAGGTTCGGCGTTGCACGACGTATTGCAACAGATTTACAACACGCACGGGTACTATGTGGAAGATTTGTCCTCGTTCACGTTCAAGGGCAAACAGGGGCTGGAGAAGATCAACCGGATGATGGACGAAATGCGCCGACAACCGCTGACGGCGATCGGCAATCTGGCCGTCAAGCAGTCAAAGGACTACCTACCGGGCATCGACGGACTGCCGAAAGCGAATGTCCTGAAATACATCCTGGAAGACGACAGTTGGGTAGCGATCCGCCCATCGGGCACCGAACCGAAGATCAAATTCTATTTCAGCGCCATCGACAAAACGCGCGAGGCAGCCGAAGCCAAGCTGCAAATGCTGAAGTCGTTCGTGTTGGATCTGGTGAATCAGCGAGCGGTGTAA